In Synechococcus sp. PCC 6312, one genomic interval encodes:
- a CDS encoding efflux RND transporter periplasmic adaptor subunit, which translates to MYIPWVGKVKRPLPWLLGLGLAGVIIAAGGIWVSHSSHKLDLAPYTVAVQRGDNLTLRITASGKVVPIQTVNISPKNSGQLAQLYVEQGDLVKKGEIIARMDPRDAQAQLDLAQAQLADAIARRDRTQAGNRRQEIAQAQNQVTAAQARMKLAQERLKRNQTLAAEGAISRDSLDALIADNDATAASLQEARKRLDLLREGARVEDIRQANAQVAASKAQVEAAKVVLADTVIRAPFSGIITQKYATPGAFVTPTTSASSTTSATSTSIVAIAEGLEVIAQVPEVDIGQIKLGMPVDIVADAFPDQTFSGDVRLVAPEAVVEQNVTFFQVRVKIRTGLDKLRSGMNVDLVFIGQSLPNALLIPTVAIATEKGKTGVYVPGPDQKPVFRPITTGSSIEDQTQVLEGLQAEDVIFVDFPKQLRPKQDS; encoded by the coding sequence ATGTATATTCCTTGGGTAGGTAAAGTCAAGCGACCATTGCCTTGGTTGCTGGGTCTGGGTCTGGCTGGGGTGATCATAGCCGCTGGTGGGATATGGGTGAGCCACTCGAGTCACAAGTTAGATCTGGCTCCCTACACGGTTGCTGTCCAACGCGGGGATAATTTGACCTTACGGATTACGGCCAGCGGCAAGGTTGTGCCCATTCAAACCGTCAATATTAGCCCCAAAAACTCGGGTCAACTGGCCCAACTGTATGTGGAACAGGGAGATTTGGTTAAAAAAGGGGAAATTATTGCTCGGATGGATCCTCGGGATGCCCAGGCCCAATTAGACCTTGCCCAGGCCCAACTTGCCGATGCCATAGCCCGCCGAGATCGCACCCAGGCCGGGAATCGCCGCCAAGAAATTGCCCAGGCCCAAAACCAAGTCACTGCGGCCCAGGCCCGGATGAAGTTGGCCCAAGAACGCTTAAAACGCAATCAAACCTTAGCCGCAGAGGGGGCCATTAGTCGCGATAGTTTAGATGCCTTAATTGCTGACAATGATGCCACCGCTGCCAGTCTTCAAGAAGCTCGTAAACGCCTGGATTTGCTCCGGGAAGGGGCCAGGGTCGAGGATATTCGCCAAGCCAATGCCCAGGTTGCCGCATCTAAAGCCCAGGTTGAGGCCGCCAAAGTCGTGTTAGCCGATACGGTGATTCGGGCCCCCTTTAGCGGAATTATTACCCAAAAATATGCCACTCCCGGCGCGTTTGTCACCCCAACCACAAGTGCTTCCTCCACCACCTCTGCCACCTCAACCTCCATTGTTGCCATTGCCGAGGGGTTGGAAGTGATTGCCCAAGTCCCAGAAGTGGATATTGGCCAAATCAAGCTGGGGATGCCGGTGGATATTGTCGCTGATGCATTCCCCGATCAAACCTTTAGCGGGGATGTTCGCCTCGTCGCTCCAGAAGCTGTGGTTGAGCAAAATGTGACGTTCTTTCAAGTCCGTGTCAAGATTCGCACTGGCCTGGACAAGCTGCGCTCCGGGATGAACGTAGATCTAGTCTTTATCGGTCAATCCCTCCCCAATGCCCTGCTGATTCCCACGGTTGCCATTGCCACTGAAAAGGGGAAAACGGGAGTCTATGTGCCTGGGCCCGATCAAAAACCTGTCTTTCGGCCAATTACCACGGGCTCTAGCATTGAGGATCAAACCCAAGTCCTTGAAGGTCTCCAGGCCGAGGATGTGATTTTTGTTGATTTTCCCAAGCAACTGCGACCCAAGCAAGATAGCTAG
- a CDS encoding cupin domain-containing protein: MKQSWLMGVGLLTLCSVISIRPAAAHPHNNPTTALTPPAPYPNSLKPGSNEMLRAPTAMAEGVEVIISDVIIPPNSRLPRHYHPGEEFIYVIEGEVVHVEEGKPDRIVRAGETVVIPPKVIHAPYTTDQAARAIVFRVHVAGQPERILVEDK, translated from the coding sequence ATGAAACAGTCTTGGCTCATGGGTGTGGGTTTACTGACCCTGTGTTCTGTGATCAGTATTCGCCCTGCCGCCGCTCATCCCCATAACAATCCCACCACTGCCCTTACTCCCCCTGCCCCCTATCCCAACAGCCTCAAGCCTGGCTCCAATGAAATGCTCCGGGCCCCAACCGCCATGGCCGAGGGAGTAGAGGTGATTATTTCCGATGTGATTATTCCTCCCAATTCACGCTTGCCGCGCCACTACCATCCAGGGGAGGAGTTTATCTATGTGATTGAAGGAGAGGTCGTCCATGTGGAGGAGGGAAAACCGGACCGGATTGTTAGGGCTGGGGAAACAGTGGTCATTCCGCCCAAGGTGATTCATGCTCCCTACACAACCGATCAAGCCGCTCGGGCAATTGTCTTTCGGGTTCATGTGGCAGGGCAACCGGAACGGATTCTAGTTGAGGATAAATAA
- a CDS encoding MGMT family protein: MTALSPAERDVIPWYRVVAAPGQITAPHPAKAETQKLALEQEGLFFQGKREIVNFAEYFIAADDLNSGISRQVRPQPC; the protein is encoded by the coding sequence TTGACAGCCCTGAGTCCTGCTGAAAGAGATGTCATTCCTTGGTATCGAGTGGTTGCCGCTCCAGGCCAAATCACAGCCCCTCATCCCGCCAAAGCCGAAACTCAGAAACTTGCTCTAGAACAGGAAGGCCTGTTTTTCCAAGGGAAACGGGAGATTGTCAATTTTGCCGAATACTTTATTGCCGCAGATGATCTCAACAGTGGGATTTCCCGTCAAGTGCGACCACAACCCTGTTGA